One window of Brevibacterium pigmentatum genomic DNA carries:
- a CDS encoding sensor histidine kinase: MRLRRWRLQTRLIVLAGLVLLLVGAGIGAASWVSVRTSLMSDLDEQLTSMASHARSGGPGSGPGAGPGTESTSAVDSALRFLFQPGVGDGALAVVDSGGGGEGLIAEAGLNRPRSLSSDAIEALLSVEPGTSEASHESVRVPGFGVYRVVSFEENGTRTVYGVPQGSVDAALDRTAWTTSVVVLIGVLITAGLMAVIIHRQLRDLRDVARTAREVTDLELSAGKPELALRVPPELAIPGTEVGDVGAAVNRMLDHVGTALDERYRGTEQMRRFVADASHELRTPIATIRGWADLTRPYRDDLPDEVTTSLGKIDSGAMRMSSLVDDLLLLARLEAGRQPTREDTVDVSSLLVELVEDAHVVNPDHRISLDVPPEALEVRGAADQVRRVVSIVLTNACVHTPPGTTVHVEAQAMRKPVSGQLPSDVVSIRISDDGQGIPPEIRDRVFDRFVRGDPSRARQDGAKGGSSGLGLAIASGLVDLMHGSISMSSTEAGTTFELRLPVA, translated from the coding sequence GTGAGACTGCGGCGGTGGCGGCTGCAGACGAGGCTCATCGTCCTCGCCGGCCTCGTGCTTCTGCTCGTCGGTGCCGGAATCGGCGCAGCCTCGTGGGTGAGTGTGCGCACCTCTCTGATGTCCGACCTCGACGAGCAGCTGACGTCGATGGCCTCGCATGCGCGCAGCGGTGGACCTGGTTCGGGTCCGGGCGCGGGCCCTGGCACCGAATCGACGTCGGCGGTCGACTCGGCTCTGCGTTTCCTCTTCCAGCCGGGAGTCGGTGACGGCGCGCTCGCCGTCGTCGACTCCGGCGGCGGGGGAGAGGGGCTCATCGCCGAGGCCGGGCTGAACCGTCCCCGGTCTCTGTCGTCGGATGCGATCGAGGCTCTGCTGTCGGTCGAGCCCGGGACCAGCGAGGCCAGCCACGAATCCGTGCGTGTGCCCGGCTTCGGCGTCTATCGAGTCGTGTCCTTCGAAGAAAACGGAACGAGGACCGTCTACGGGGTTCCACAGGGCAGCGTCGATGCCGCGTTGGATCGTACCGCATGGACGACCTCGGTCGTCGTTCTCATCGGCGTCCTCATCACCGCCGGTCTCATGGCCGTGATCATCCACCGCCAGCTGCGTGATCTCAGGGACGTCGCCCGCACCGCGCGTGAGGTCACGGACCTCGAGCTCAGTGCCGGAAAGCCCGAGCTCGCGCTGCGCGTACCGCCGGAACTCGCGATTCCCGGCACCGAGGTCGGCGATGTCGGGGCCGCGGTCAATCGGATGCTCGACCATGTCGGGACCGCCCTCGACGAGCGCTACCGGGGCACGGAGCAGATGCGCCGCTTCGTCGCCGATGCCTCCCACGAGCTGCGCACGCCGATCGCGACGATCCGCGGCTGGGCCGACCTCACCCGTCCGTACCGTGATGATCTGCCCGACGAGGTGACCACCTCCTTGGGCAAGATCGATTCCGGAGCGATGCGGATGTCCTCCCTCGTCGATGATCTCCTTCTCCTCGCCCGACTCGAGGCCGGTCGTCAGCCGACGAGGGAGGACACCGTCGACGTCTCTTCCCTGCTCGTCGAACTCGTCGAGGATGCCCATGTGGTCAATCCCGACCACAGGATCTCCCTCGACGTGCCACCGGAGGCCCTCGAGGTGCGCGGAGCGGCTGACCAGGTCCGTCGGGTCGTGTCGATCGTGCTCACGAACGCCTGCGTGCATACGCCCCCGGGCACCACCGTGCACGTCGAGGCGCAGGCGATGCGTAAACCGGTGTCGGGGCAGCTGCCGAGCGACGTCGTGTCGATCCGCATCAGTGACGACGGTCAGGGCATTCCGCCAGAGATTCGAGACCGAGTCTTCGACCGCTTCGTGCGTGGGGATCCCTCGCGGGCACGGCAGGACGGAGCCAAGGGAGGTTCCTCCGGGCTGGGGCTGGCGATCGCCTCGGGTCTCGTCGATCTCATGCACGGCAGCATTTCGATGTCGAGCACGGAGGCAGGGACGACCTTCGAACTGCGCCTGCCCGTTGCCTGA